A region of Bernardetia sp. DNA encodes the following proteins:
- the folE gene encoding GTP cyclohydrolase I FolE, with amino-acid sequence MNKEQVELIGDNHISSSIETPLLPNAFEKSDKEKIENIERYFAKIMTELGLDLSDDSLSGTPYRFAKMYVKELFYGLNPKNRPKLSTFENKYGYNKMLVEQNITIDSACEHHFLPIIGQAHVAYIPKDKVIGLSKINRLVDYYAHRPQVQERLALQILDDLQKVLETDDVIVMISAKHLCVSSRGIKDKSSFTTTLEYGGCFEDKLMREEFFKIVGNSEI; translated from the coding sequence ATGAATAAAGAACAAGTAGAATTGATAGGAGATAATCATATTTCTTCAAGTATAGAAACACCTTTACTTCCCAATGCTTTTGAAAAGTCTGATAAAGAAAAAATTGAAAATATTGAAAGATACTTTGCTAAAATAATGACTGAGTTAGGTCTTGACCTTTCAGATGATAGCTTATCTGGAACGCCCTACCGTTTTGCTAAAATGTATGTAAAAGAATTATTTTATGGACTGAATCCTAAAAACAGACCCAAGCTATCTACTTTTGAAAATAAATATGGTTATAATAAAATGCTTGTAGAGCAAAATATTACCATAGATTCAGCTTGTGAACATCACTTTTTGCCCATTATTGGACAAGCACATGTGGCTTACATTCCTAAAGATAAAGTTATAGGTCTTTCCAAAATTAATCGTTTAGTAGATTATTATGCTCATCGTCCACAAGTACAAGAAAGGTTAGCACTGCAAATTCTTGATGATTTGCAAAAGGTCTTAGAAACAGATGATGTAATCGTTATGATTTCTGCCAAACATCTTTGTGTTTCTTCAAGAGGAATTAAAGACAAGAGCAGCTTTACTACTACACTGGAATACGGAGGTTGTTTTGAAGACAAACTGATGCGTGAGGAGTTTTTCAAAATTGTTGGTAATTCGGAAATCTAA
- a CDS encoding MerC domain-containing protein encodes MRLSFSKPDAMGALASTMCLIHCIATPFIFVAHSCAMSCCEVTPIWWKWIDYFFLVISFLSIYQSTRTSSNDFVKYGLWINWVILLVVLVNESLEIFALPKITIYVVALSLASLHLYNLNYCQCKNEKCCTNYE; translated from the coding sequence ATGAGATTATCTTTCTCCAAACCAGATGCTATGGGGGCATTGGCAAGTACAATGTGCCTAATACATTGTATAGCCACACCTTTTATTTTTGTCGCTCACAGTTGTGCGATGAGTTGTTGTGAGGTCACTCCAATTTGGTGGAAGTGGATAGACTATTTCTTTCTAGTAATTTCTTTCCTCTCTATCTATCAATCTACACGTACAAGTTCCAATGATTTTGTCAAGTATGGTTTATGGATAAACTGGGTAATTTTGCTTGTTGTGCTAGTCAATGAAAGTCTAGAAATATTTGCCTTACCAAAAATTACAATTTATGTAGTTGCACTTTCTTTAGCCTCACTACACCTCTATAACCTCAATTATTGCCAGTGTAAGAATGAAAAATGTTGTACCAACTATGAATAA
- a CDS encoding MbnP family protein: MNTKINLSKVSLFALFMAFSLILFSCKKDSETEPEIDPNKSGTVEIKFDNIYGQDDFTLNTEYTNSVGENFTVDMLQYYISNIVLKTEDGREYVVPQEESYFLIKEHDANTQKIQLPNVPEGNYNEVTFTIGVDSLRSTMLPENRTGVLDIGVEGAGKEMYWRWNSGYIFFKMEGVSSAIEPTENNPDGRFFYHIGGFGGYESQTINNIRTITLSLGRDAAKAREEAMPSIHIVADMEKVLGGKTDVSLREYPVVMFNPFSLSVSENYMKAFEYHHVHNEHGHE; the protein is encoded by the coding sequence ATGAATACTAAAATAAATTTATCAAAAGTTTCTCTTTTTGCCTTATTTATGGCATTTTCTCTAATACTTTTCTCTTGTAAAAAAGACAGTGAAACAGAACCTGAAATAGATCCTAACAAAAGTGGAACGGTCGAAATCAAGTTTGACAATATTTATGGTCAAGATGATTTTACCCTCAATACCGAATATACAAATTCTGTAGGAGAAAATTTTACAGTAGATATGTTACAGTATTATATCAGCAATATTGTTTTAAAAACTGAAGATGGCAGAGAGTACGTCGTGCCACAAGAGGAATCCTATTTTCTTATCAAGGAACACGATGCAAACACACAAAAGATACAACTTCCTAATGTTCCAGAAGGAAATTACAATGAAGTTACTTTTACGATTGGTGTGGACAGTTTGCGTAGCACTATGCTTCCAGAAAACCGTACAGGCGTGTTAGATATTGGTGTAGAAGGTGCAGGAAAAGAAATGTATTGGAGATGGAACTCGGGCTATATTTTCTTTAAAATGGAAGGAGTTTCTTCTGCTATTGAACCAACAGAAAATAATCCTGATGGTCGTTTCTTTTACCATATCGGAGGTTTTGGAGGATATGAATCCCAAACTATCAATAATATCAGAACTATTACACTTTCTTTGGGAAGAGATGCTGCCAAAGCAAGAGAAGAAGCAATGCCATCCATTCATATTGTAGCTGATATGGAGAAAGTATTAGGTGGAAAAACAGATGTTTCTTTGAGAGAATATCCTGTTGTGATGTTTAATCCTTTTTCACTTAGTGTTTCTGAAAACTATATGAAAGCCTTTGAATATCATCACGTTCATAACGAACACGGACACGAATAA